One Candidatus Marinarcus aquaticus genomic window carries:
- the tilS gene encoding tRNA lysidine(34) synthetase TilS — MKLNITTQKNLLAFSAGVDSTALFFMLLEQDIPFDIAIVNYNLREQSKEEVTYALSLALEYNKQCFVHDVKLDSQSNFEKNARDIRYEFFEEIIEEYSYETLLTAHQLNDKLEWFLMQLSKGAGLSELLGLQEQTQKEHYRLLRPLLNISKECLEEYLIAKKVKYFYDQSNDELKYRRNFMRHEFANKFLKEFESGIKHSFEYLQKDLHSLHIKLTPLLKKKKLEVFEKPQDENKLIRIIDNSLKKRGYLLSHAQREEILRQQECVIDHFAIAITPSHLWIAPVVEIKMPKEFKEKCRIARIPKKIRPYLFEKSIEVDFLSIL; from the coding sequence ATGAAGCTTAATATCACTACACAAAAAAACCTTTTAGCCTTCTCTGCAGGTGTAGACTCAACTGCACTTTTTTTTATGCTCTTAGAACAAGATATTCCATTTGATATAGCCATTGTGAATTATAACTTAAGAGAGCAATCCAAAGAGGAAGTGACCTACGCTTTAAGCTTGGCTCTTGAGTATAACAAGCAGTGTTTTGTTCACGATGTTAAGCTTGATTCCCAAAGCAACTTTGAGAAAAATGCGCGTGATATTCGATATGAGTTCTTTGAAGAGATTATTGAAGAGTATAGTTATGAAACACTTTTAACTGCCCACCAACTCAATGACAAACTAGAGTGGTTCTTAATGCAACTTTCTAAAGGAGCAGGTCTGTCTGAACTTTTAGGACTACAAGAACAGACACAAAAAGAGCACTATAGACTTCTTAGACCCCTTCTAAATATCTCTAAAGAGTGTTTAGAAGAGTATTTGATTGCAAAAAAAGTAAAATACTTCTATGATCAAAGCAATGATGAACTCAAATACAGACGTAATTTTATGCGTCATGAGTTTGCCAATAAGTTTTTAAAAGAGTTTGAAAGTGGCATTAAACACTCTTTTGAATATTTACAAAAAGATTTGCACTCTTTACATATTAAGCTCACACCGCTTTTAAAAAAGAAAAAGCTTGAAGTGTTTGAAAAACCTCAGGATGAGAACAAGCTGATTCGTATCATTGATAACAGTCTAAAAAAAAGAGGCTATTTGCTCAGCCATGCCCAAAGAGAAGAGATCTTAAGACAACAAGAGTGTGTGATTGATCATTTTGCAATTGCCATTACTCCATCACATCTTTGGATTGCACCTGTGGTTGAAATCAAAATGCCAAAAGAGTTTAAAGAGAAGTGTCGAATTGCAAGAATTCCAAAAAAGATTCGTCCCTATTTATTTGAAAAGAGTATAGAAGTAGACTTTTTATCCATTCTTTAA
- the rimO gene encoding 30S ribosomal protein S12 methylthiotransferase RimO, which produces MKFTTNKPKKQLHLVSLGCTKNLVDSEVMLSKLNEYELTNDIDNADVIIVNTCGFIDSAKEESINTVLNLHEQRKEESVLVMAGCLSERYKEELQKELVEVDIFTGVGDYDKIDALVHEKRSSFTNEVFLQTELNERVITGSNYHAYIKLSEGCNQTCSFCAIPSFKGKLFSRTLESLVKEVKNLVAKGYFDFSFVSQDSSSYLRDHGVNNGLEQLIEQIEKIDGVKSARILYLYPSTTSLGLIDKIAASNVFQNYFDMPLQHISQNILKIMKRGKGSEKLKELMQHMRNTPNSFVRTTFIVGHPGETQEDFDELCEYVQSYGFDRANVFAYSDEEGTTAYDREDKVPQEIIDERAEILGELIEQTTLASLENEVGKTVDVVVDGESDEHEYLLSARNLLWAPEIDGEIYINDNELKGEIKFGVIYKAKISELVGDKLLATILHEA; this is translated from the coding sequence ATGAAATTTACAACAAACAAGCCTAAAAAACAACTCCACTTGGTCTCACTTGGGTGCACTAAAAACCTAGTAGACTCTGAAGTAATGCTTTCAAAACTCAACGAATATGAACTCACCAATGATATTGACAATGCGGATGTGATTATTGTCAATACGTGTGGGTTTATTGACTCAGCCAAAGAGGAGAGCATCAACACTGTTCTTAACTTGCACGAACAAAGAAAAGAAGAATCTGTTCTTGTAATGGCGGGATGTTTAAGTGAACGATACAAAGAGGAGCTTCAAAAAGAGCTTGTGGAAGTCGATATCTTTACAGGGGTTGGAGATTATGACAAGATTGATGCGCTTGTACATGAAAAGCGAAGTTCATTTACCAATGAAGTCTTCTTACAAACAGAGCTTAATGAGCGGGTGATTACGGGTTCAAACTATCATGCTTATATTAAGCTCAGCGAAGGGTGTAATCAAACCTGTTCATTCTGTGCCATTCCTTCATTTAAAGGAAAGCTTTTCTCACGTACGTTAGAGTCTCTTGTGAAAGAGGTAAAAAACTTGGTTGCTAAAGGGTATTTTGACTTCTCTTTTGTATCCCAAGACTCCTCCTCATATCTAAGAGATCATGGAGTAAATAACGGATTAGAACAACTCATTGAACAAATTGAGAAAATTGATGGAGTTAAGAGTGCACGTATTTTATACCTTTATCCATCTACCACTTCATTAGGACTCATTGACAAAATTGCTGCTTCGAATGTGTTTCAAAACTACTTTGACATGCCACTTCAACACATCAGTCAAAATATACTTAAAATCATGAAACGAGGGAAAGGCAGTGAGAAACTCAAAGAGCTTATGCAGCACATGAGAAATACTCCTAATTCGTTTGTAAGAACAACCTTTATTGTAGGACACCCCGGTGAAACTCAAGAAGACTTTGATGAACTGTGTGAATATGTGCAAAGTTATGGATTTGACAGAGCCAATGTGTTTGCTTATTCAGATGAAGAGGGAACAACAGCTTATGACAGAGAGGATAAAGTTCCACAAGAAATCATTGATGAACGAGCTGAAATCCTAGGGGAACTCATAGAGCAAACCACTCTTGCTTCCCTTGAAAATGAAGTAGGAAAAACAGTAGACGTTGTGGTTGATGGTGAGAGCGATGAACATGAATATCTTCTTAGTGCCAGAAACCTTCTCTGGGCGCCTGAGATTGACGGAGAGATTTACATCAATGACAATGAGCTAAAAGGCGAAATCAAATTTGGAGTGATTTACAAAGCGAAAATCTCAGAACTTGTTGGTGATAAACTCTTGGCCACCATTTTACATGAAGCTTAA
- the panC gene encoding pantoate--beta-alanine ligase, which yields MKIIQTIEELQEIRKSISSSVGFVPTMGALHDGHISLIKQARSENDIVIVSIFVNPTQFLKGEDLDKYPKKIEADSKICELCKVNYLFLPQISTMYGEDEVLVKAPNIKSYTLEGERRPGHFDGVLQVVLKLFGLTKPNRAYFGKKDAQQLALIKQMVENLFLGIDIIECEIKRESDGLALSSRNVYLTAEQRSDALAISKSLHAAAAIIGKKEFDCHVIKEHMQTIMSQLDVEYIAFVNRQFEEIQTIELKNSIILVAVKVGNTRLIDNIWI from the coding sequence TTGAAAATTATTCAAACCATTGAAGAGTTACAAGAGATACGAAAAAGCATTTCAAGCAGTGTGGGATTTGTTCCAACAATGGGTGCATTGCATGATGGACACATCTCATTAATCAAACAAGCGCGCAGTGAAAACGACATTGTCATTGTCTCTATTTTTGTAAATCCAACACAATTTTTAAAAGGGGAAGATTTAGATAAATACCCTAAAAAAATAGAAGCGGACAGCAAGATTTGCGAACTGTGCAAAGTCAATTATCTCTTTTTGCCTCAAATTTCTACCATGTATGGTGAAGATGAAGTGCTTGTAAAAGCACCCAATATCAAAAGCTATACCTTAGAAGGGGAAAGACGACCGGGACACTTTGATGGTGTTTTACAAGTGGTACTCAAACTTTTTGGTTTGACCAAACCTAATCGAGCTTACTTTGGAAAGAAAGATGCCCAACAGTTAGCCCTCATTAAACAGATGGTTGAAAACCTCTTCTTAGGCATTGACATCATTGAGTGTGAAATCAAACGAGAGAGTGATGGCTTGGCTTTGAGCAGTCGAAATGTCTACTTAACGGCTGAACAACGAAGTGATGCTTTAGCGATTTCAAAATCGCTTCATGCAGCTGCAGCTATTATTGGAAAAAAAGAGTTTGATTGCCATGTCATAAAAGAGCATATGCAAACGATTATGTCGCAACTGGATGTTGAATACATCGCATTTGTTAACCGACAATTTGAAGAGATTCAAACCATAGAATTAAAAAACAGTATTATCCTAGTTGCCGTTAAAGTTGGCAACACACGATTGATTGATAATATCTGGATATAA
- a CDS encoding ABC transporter permease, with translation MKLFIKKVLYLIIMLFIISLISFLAIHLAPNSFFASGELNPNITQESIEHLKAIYGLDKPLYVQYFSWAAAIVQLDFGISFASGAMVKEEILSRIPITLTINIISMVLVFILSLYLGIKAALNKNRWIDKFTGQLSLLSFSMPSFYLALLLVMVFSLYLEILPIAGLHSKTNVTGLEYYLDMAWHLILPISIITFGGIGSLTLYIRSLTIEILKSDYIFFAKARGLNNKQILRHYILPNLYPPVITLLGLSLPGIIGGSVILESIFSIDGMGLLFYQSALSHDYPVIMGILIIGAFLTLLGNMLADVILLKLNPNYDQQ, from the coding sequence ATGAAACTGTTTATCAAGAAGGTATTATACCTTATCATCATGCTGTTTATCATTAGCCTCATCTCTTTTTTGGCGATTCACCTTGCACCCAACTCATTTTTTGCAAGCGGTGAACTCAACCCCAATATTACGCAAGAGAGCATTGAACACTTAAAGGCTATTTATGGTTTGGATAAACCACTGTATGTGCAATACTTCTCTTGGGCTGCAGCCATTGTACAACTTGATTTTGGTATCTCATTTGCAAGTGGAGCGATGGTTAAAGAGGAGATTTTATCTCGTATTCCTATTACATTGACCATCAATATCATCAGTATGGTATTGGTCTTTATACTCTCATTATATTTAGGCATTAAAGCAGCACTTAATAAAAACAGATGGATAGATAAATTCACAGGACAACTCTCACTTTTGAGTTTTTCAATGCCCTCATTTTACTTGGCCCTGCTTTTGGTCATGGTTTTTTCTCTGTATTTAGAGATTTTACCCATTGCGGGGCTTCACTCAAAAACCAATGTTACTGGATTAGAGTACTATTTAGATATGGCATGGCACCTCATCTTACCAATTTCCATTATCACTTTTGGTGGGATTGGAAGTTTGACATTGTATATTCGCTCTCTGACCATTGAGATTTTAAAAAGTGATTACATCTTTTTTGCAAAAGCCAGAGGCTTAAACAATAAACAAATTCTCAGACACTATATTTTGCCCAACCTTTATCCACCAGTGATAACATTGCTTGGACTTTCACTTCCAGGAATTATTGGAGGAAGTGTTATTTTAGAATCGATTTTTTCTATTGATGGAATGGGATTATTGTTTTATCAAAGTGCGTTAAGTCACGATTATCCAGTCATTATGGGGATACTTATCATTGGGGCATTTCTAACACTTTTAGGAAATATGTTAGCAGATGTTATACTTTTAAAACTCAATCCAAACTATGACCAACAATAA
- the acpS gene encoding holo-ACP synthase — MIGIDITSIDRIDRLIQKYDQKALKRFLNAEEIELVKSSSTAAGFWAVKEATSKALGCGIGKTCGFHDIKISKTKKNAPKVKLKKRLMKKFDIKSVSVSITHDGGFAAAVVHIEQH; from the coding sequence ATGATTGGTATTGACATCACTTCCATAGATAGAATTGACAGACTCATTCAAAAGTATGATCAAAAAGCGTTAAAACGTTTTTTAAATGCTGAAGAGATAGAACTGGTTAAATCAAGTTCCACCGCAGCTGGTTTTTGGGCAGTGAAAGAAGCAACAAGTAAAGCTTTAGGATGTGGGATTGGAAAGACCTGCGGGTTTCATGATATTAAAATTTCGAAAACAAAAAAGAATGCCCCAAAAGTCAAACTCAAAAAAAGACTCATGAAAAAGTTTGATATTAAAAGTGTAAGTGTCAGCATCACGCATGACGGTGGCTTTGCAGCAGCCGTTGTTCACATAGAACAACACTAA
- the ruvX gene encoding Holliday junction resolvase RuvX, giving the protein MSFKLACIDIGLKRIGMAVCLHGDIVTPQEAILRKNRNQAAREVNAFLKEWEIDKLIVGLPSASEDMQKRIAHFVNLLELHIPYEFQEENMSSIEAEDLMKGEIKYKRDGRVDSIAAKIILERFLAKR; this is encoded by the coding sequence ATGAGTTTCAAACTTGCCTGCATTGACATAGGGCTGAAGCGCATTGGTATGGCTGTGTGTCTGCATGGCGACATCGTCACACCACAAGAAGCCATCTTACGAAAAAACAGAAACCAAGCAGCACGAGAGGTGAATGCGTTTTTAAAAGAGTGGGAGATTGACAAACTTATTGTCGGTCTTCCCAGTGCTTCAGAAGATATGCAAAAACGCATTGCTCACTTTGTTAATCTGCTTGAACTTCACATACCTTATGAGTTTCAAGAAGAGAATATGAGCTCCATTGAAGCAGAGGATTTGATGAAAGGTGAAATCAAATACAAACGTGATGGACGCGTAGATTCCATTGCTGCCAAAATTATTTTGGAGCGTTTTTTAGCCAAACGTTAG
- a CDS encoding methylenetetrahydrofolate reductase produces the protein MFDALIDKLKNGSYLTLETTPQHEPTMDTIIDKIKQYDLVSKIDGFSATDSPLAKLKYNSILAALKLQMEFKKPVITTLTMRDRNKIALQSDIMGANDFDIRSFLCLTGDPAKMSDQPNTKGVFESNSTMLLKIIKSFNHGMDFAGRPFKVEPKPIYPFAVTNSFSKSFKSLEKKMHKKIQEGAVGIISQPVYELDNAKQLLESFENAKEHVSDHKQECQLIFGLFPIVKLRTALFLSAQVPGIHVPQSWIDKLEKANQKGEEEEKKVGLELNHKLFEDLQKFHPKIHLMTANNFGLANELINNR, from the coding sequence ATGTTTGATGCGCTCATAGATAAGCTCAAAAATGGAAGCTATTTAACCCTAGAGACCACCCCTCAACATGAACCTACGATGGATACTATTATTGACAAAATCAAACAATATGATTTGGTCTCAAAAATTGATGGTTTCTCTGCAACAGATAGCCCTTTAGCCAAACTAAAATACAATTCCATTTTAGCCGCACTCAAACTTCAAATGGAGTTTAAAAAACCCGTCATAACTACTCTTACTATGAGAGATCGAAACAAAATTGCCTTGCAATCAGACATCATGGGTGCCAATGATTTTGACATACGAAGTTTTTTATGTCTTACAGGAGACCCTGCAAAAATGAGTGATCAGCCTAACACCAAAGGGGTGTTTGAAAGCAATTCAACCATGCTTTTAAAAATCATCAAATCCTTTAATCACGGAATGGATTTTGCAGGACGTCCTTTTAAAGTAGAACCAAAGCCTATTTATCCCTTTGCAGTGACCAACTCTTTTTCAAAAAGTTTTAAATCGTTAGAGAAAAAAATGCATAAAAAAATCCAAGAAGGTGCAGTGGGAATTATCTCACAACCGGTGTATGAACTTGACAATGCCAAACAACTTTTGGAGAGTTTTGAAAATGCCAAAGAGCATGTGAGTGACCACAAACAAGAGTGTCAACTTATCTTTGGGCTGTTTCCTATAGTGAAACTTCGAACAGCTCTGTTTTTATCAGCGCAAGTTCCAGGAATTCATGTACCACAATCATGGATTGATAAACTTGAAAAAGCAAATCAAAAAGGGGAAGAAGAGGAGAAAAAAGTGGGACTTGAGCTCAACCACAAACTCTTTGAGGATTTACAAAAGTTTCATCCTAAAATTCATTTGATGACGGCCAATAACTTTGGGTTGGCCAACGAGTTAATCAACAATCGATGA
- the serB gene encoding phosphoserine phosphatase SerB: MKLAVFDFDSTLMDGETIDFLAQELGIKEKVARITEEAMSGRLDFFESLTTRVALLQGMPYQKAVDICAALPAMPGAQETIKELQKMGYKVVCFSGGFRIGTQPFKEKYGLDADFSNVLHQKDGLLTGLIGGEMMFGFSKGDMLQRMQAVMGISAKDTLVAGDGANDVSMFAHADKRVAFCAHDILKKEANIVIEQKDLTQILEKI; this comes from the coding sequence ATGAAATTAGCCGTGTTTGATTTTGATTCAACATTAATGGATGGCGAAACAATTGATTTTTTAGCACAAGAGTTAGGAATTAAAGAGAAAGTAGCAAGAATAACTGAAGAAGCAATGTCCGGACGTTTAGATTTTTTTGAGAGTTTAACGACACGTGTGGCACTGCTTCAAGGGATGCCGTACCAAAAGGCGGTTGATATTTGTGCAGCACTTCCAGCAATGCCAGGAGCACAAGAGACGATTAAAGAGTTACAAAAAATGGGTTACAAAGTGGTCTGTTTTTCAGGTGGTTTTCGAATAGGAACACAACCTTTTAAAGAAAAATATGGCTTAGATGCAGATTTTTCAAACGTTCTTCACCAAAAAGATGGGCTTTTAACAGGTCTTATTGGTGGTGAGATGATGTTTGGATTTTCTAAAGGGGACATGCTTCAAAGAATGCAAGCGGTTATGGGAATTTCTGCAAAAGATACTTTGGTTGCAGGTGATGGAGCAAACGATGTCTCTATGTTTGCACATGCAGACAAACGTGTGGCATTTTGTGCGCACGATATTTTGAAAAAAGAGGCAAATATTGTGATTGAACAAAAAGATTTGACTCAAATTTTAGAGAAAATTTAA
- a CDS encoding transaldolase: protein MALKEDINFSLWCDFIERDFLENQFKELIDKEIIHGATSNPAIFESAISNSVAYRQQLDMLQANPEKVIYEELAVTDIKRASEILAPLHDENADDGFISIEVDPLLCDDEKGTIEEGLRLFNTIGNDNVMIKVPATKAGYGAMKALTSQGIHVNATLIFSPQQAIECAKALDEGIKESNKDIKAVISVFVSRLDRMCDPLLESKGIPTSKLGIINATKCYHEVNKIKNRNIRTLFASTGVKSEELPQSYYVDNLLYPNSVNTAPLLTIEHWVNDGQKEKSKIMTEERCDEFFKILEEKNVNMKAVYDDLLKDGLDAFKDSFKDLLSKLVS, encoded by the coding sequence ATGGCTTTAAAAGAGGATATTAATTTTTCACTTTGGTGTGATTTTATTGAGAGAGATTTCTTAGAGAATCAATTTAAAGAGTTGATTGACAAAGAGATTATTCATGGAGCTACTAGTAATCCTGCGATTTTTGAATCAGCTATTTCTAACTCAGTGGCGTATCGACAACAACTGGACATGCTTCAAGCCAATCCAGAAAAAGTGATTTATGAAGAGTTGGCCGTTACAGATATTAAACGAGCTTCTGAAATTTTAGCACCACTGCATGATGAAAATGCCGATGACGGGTTTATCTCAATTGAAGTAGACCCACTTTTATGTGATGATGAAAAAGGTACAATTGAAGAGGGACTTCGGCTTTTTAACACTATTGGAAATGATAATGTTATGATTAAAGTACCTGCAACTAAGGCTGGGTATGGAGCAATGAAAGCGTTAACTTCTCAAGGAATTCATGTCAATGCGACACTTATTTTCTCACCCCAACAAGCCATAGAGTGTGCTAAAGCATTGGATGAAGGAATTAAAGAGAGCAACAAAGACATCAAAGCAGTCATTTCTGTTTTTGTAAGTCGACTGGACAGAATGTGTGATCCACTTTTAGAGAGTAAAGGAATACCTACTTCAAAGCTTGGGATTATCAATGCAACGAAGTGTTATCATGAAGTCAATAAAATTAAAAACAGGAATATTCGAACACTCTTTGCAAGTACTGGAGTAAAATCTGAAGAGTTACCACAAAGCTACTATGTGGATAATCTTTTATATCCAAACTCCGTCAACACAGCACCTCTTTTAACCATTGAACATTGGGTGAATGATGGTCAAAAAGAGAAAAGCAAAATCATGACTGAAGAGCGTTGTGATGAATTTTTCAAAATTTTAGAAGAGAAAAATGTGAATATGAAAGCAGTTTATGATGATCTTTTAAAAGATGG